From a region of the Castanea sativa cultivar Marrone di Chiusa Pesio chromosome 10, ASM4071231v1 genome:
- the LOC142611778 gene encoding abscisic acid receptor PYR1-like isoform X1, with the protein MEKGEASNSTTEQDSDETQSTTHHHLTLPPGLTQDEFDELSPFASEFHAYKLGPGQCSTLLAKRVEAPVQTVWSVVRRFDKPQTYKHFIKSCTVKENFTMTVGCTREVNVISGLPAATSTERLDMLDDDRLVTGFSITGGEHRLRNYRSVISVHGFERDGKIWTVVLESYVVDVPEGNTEEDTRLFADTVVKLNLQKLASVTEGFARDGDGDGND; encoded by the exons ATGGAAAAAGGCGAGGCTTCAAATTCAACGACGGAGCAAGACTCGGACGAAACACAGAGCACGACTCACCACCACTTGACACTCCCACCGGGTTTAACTCAGGACGAGTTCGACGAGTTGAGCCCGTTCGCGTCCGAGTTCCACGCATACAAACTCGGACCGGGTCAATGCTCAACCCTACTCGCTAAACGAGTCGAGGCGCCGGTCCAGACCGTTTGGTCCGTAGTCCGGCGATTCGATAAGCCACAAACCTACAAGCACTTCATCAAGAGCTGTACGGTCAAGGAAAACTTCACAATGACCGTAGGGTGCACCAGGGAGGTCAATGTTATCTCCGGATTACCGGCTGCGACCAGCACCGAGAGACTCGATATGCTAGACGATGACCGACTCGTCACCGGTTTCAGTATCACCGGAGGGGAGCACCGGCTGAGGAATTACCGTTCGGTCATTTCGGTGCACGGGTTCGAGCGCGACGGGAAGATCTGGACCGTTGTTTTGGAATCTTATGTGGTTGATGTGCCGGAAGGGAACACCGAGGAGGACACGCGTCTGTTCGCTGACACAGTTGTCAAGCTGAACCTGCAGAAGCTCGCGTCTGTCACCGAAGGGTTTGCCCGTGACGGTGACGGTGACGGTAACG ATTGA
- the LOC142611778 gene encoding abscisic acid receptor PYR1-like isoform X2 has protein sequence MEKGEASNSTTEQDSDETQSTTHHHLTLPPGLTQDEFDELSPFASEFHAYKLGPGQCSTLLAKRVEAPVQTVWSVVRRFDKPQTYKHFIKSCTVKENFTMTVGCTREVNVISGLPAATSTERLDMLDDDRLVTGFSITGGEHRLRNYRSVISVHGFERDGKIWTVVLESYVVDVPEGNTEEDTRLFADTVVKLNLQKLASVTEGFARDGDGDD, from the exons ATGGAAAAAGGCGAGGCTTCAAATTCAACGACGGAGCAAGACTCGGACGAAACACAGAGCACGACTCACCACCACTTGACACTCCCACCGGGTTTAACTCAGGACGAGTTCGACGAGTTGAGCCCGTTCGCGTCCGAGTTCCACGCATACAAACTCGGACCGGGTCAATGCTCAACCCTACTCGCTAAACGAGTCGAGGCGCCGGTCCAGACCGTTTGGTCCGTAGTCCGGCGATTCGATAAGCCACAAACCTACAAGCACTTCATCAAGAGCTGTACGGTCAAGGAAAACTTCACAATGACCGTAGGGTGCACCAGGGAGGTCAATGTTATCTCCGGATTACCGGCTGCGACCAGCACCGAGAGACTCGATATGCTAGACGATGACCGACTCGTCACCGGTTTCAGTATCACCGGAGGGGAGCACCGGCTGAGGAATTACCGTTCGGTCATTTCGGTGCACGGGTTCGAGCGCGACGGGAAGATCTGGACCGTTGTTTTGGAATCTTATGTGGTTGATGTGCCGGAAGGGAACACCGAGGAGGACACGCGTCTGTTCGCTGACACAGTTGTCAAGCTGAACCTGCAGAAGCTCGCGTCTGTCACCGAAGGGTTTGCCCGTGACGGTGACGGTGACG ATTGA